The window GCGTCCGCCTCACCGGCACGGTCCGGCCCGGCGTCTCGCCCACCGACGTGGTGCTGACCCTCACGCAGCGGCTGCGCGAGGAGAACGTGCGCGGCCTGCTGGTGGAGTTCACCGGCCCCGGCATCGACGCGCTGTCCGCCGCCGACCGGTGCACCGTCGCCAACATGGCCCCGGAGTACGGCGCGATGGCGGCGTACTTCCCCGTCGACGCCGAGACCCTGCGCTACCTGCGGCAGACGGGCCGCCGCGACGAGGACGTCCGCCTGGCCGAGGCGTACTGCCGCCACCAGCACCTGCTGAGGGAGGAGGGCGGCCGCGGCCCCGAGCCGTGCTTCGGCCGCGTCGTCGACTTCGACCTCGGTGCCGTGCGGCCGAGCCTCGCCGGACCGAGCCAGCCCGACCAGCGCATCGCCATCCCCGAACTGCCCGGCTCCTTCGCCCGGTTCCACGGCGGGCCGGTGCGCACCGCGAACGGCCTGAGCGACGGCGACATCGTCATCGCCTCCATCACCTCCTGCACCAGCACGTCCAACCCGAAGGCCATGCTGGCCGCCGGCCTCCTGGCCCGGCGCGCCGTCGAGCGCGGCCTGTCCGTCCCGGACCGGGTGAAGACGAGCCTGTCGCCCGGCTCCCGCGCCGTCACCCGCTACCTGGAGGACGCCGGGCTGCTGCCCCACCTGGAGAAGCTGGGCTTCCACGTCGCCGGCTACGGGTGCATGACCTGCAACGGCGGCAGCGGGCCCCTCAACGACGGCGTCGGGGAGACCGTCGACGCGCACGGCCTGAACGTCGCCGCGGTCCTCAGCGGCAACCGCAACTTCGAGGCACGCGTCCACGGCCAGGTCCGCGCGGGCTACCTCGCCTCGCCCGCGCTGGTCGTCGCCCTCGCCCTCGCCGGCACCGTCCGCACGGACCTGGAGAGCGAACCGCTGGGCACCGGAAGCGACGGCGAGCCCGTCCTGCTGGCCGACATCTGGCCCACCGGCGCCGAACTGGCCGCGCTGGAAGAGGAGTTCCTCACCCCCGAGCTGTTCGCCGCCGCCGAGGGGGACGACCCCGGCTGGGACGCCATCACCGCACCCGACGGCCCGGTCTTCCCCTGGGACGAGGACTCCACCTACATCCGGCTCCCCGCCTTCGTGGGCGCCACCCGCCCCGCCGGCGCACCCGTGCGCGCCGCCCGCGCCCTGCTCGCCCTCGGCGACGACGTCAGCACCGACCACATCTCCCCGGTCGGCGCCATACCGGAGGACTCGCCCGCCGGCATCCACCTGCGCGAGCGGGGCGTGACGGACTTCAACTCCTACGGCTCCCGCCGCGGCAACCACGAGGTCATGGCCCGGGGCACCTTCTCCAACCCGCGGCTGCACAACGCCCTGACCGGGCCCGGCGGCAGCGGCGGCACCACCCTCCACATCCCGAGCGGCGAACGGCTGCCCGTCCACGAGGCGGCCCGCCGCTACGAGGCCGCCGGCACCCCGCTGGTCGTGCTCGCCGGGAAGAACTACGGCAAGGGCTCCTCCCGCGACTGGGCGGCCAAGGGCCCCTGGCTGCTGGGCGTACGGGCCGTCCTCGCCGAGAGCTTCGAACGCATCCACCGGGCCAACCTCTGCGCCATGGGCATCCTGCCGCTGCTCCTCCCGGACGGGAAGAGCTGGGCCGCGCTCGGTCTCACCGGCCACGAGGAGTTCGCGCTGGAGGGCCTGGAGCACCTGCGCGACACCGGCACGGTGCGCGTCGTGGCCGGCGGCACCGCCTTCACGGCCCGCGCCGAGGTCCACTCGACGGGGGAGTGGGACGTGCTCCTCGCGGGCGGCACCCTCCCCCACCTGCTCGGCCGGCTGGAGGCCGCCGGGCAGGAGGACGGCGGGGGAGAAGCATGAGCCGGGACATCCTCGCCGGGCTGGACCTGCTCGACGCCGCCGGGGCCGAGGCGCTCGCCGGCCGGACGCAGTCCTTCGCCCCCGTCCACCTCGGCACGCGCGACGTGCCCGTCGGCACCGTCCTGGACCTGATCCACAAGGACGACGCCCTGCTGCCCCCGCGCACCGGGCACCTCGGCAACTGGGAGGACATCGCCCTCGGGCGCTCCGGGCCGATGGACTTCAACACCGCCATCTGCGGGCAGGGGCACGGCTATCCGCTGATCTACGGCTTCACGCAGACCGAGACCGAACCGGACGGCGACACCCCGGCCGGCGGCGACGCCGTCTACCTTCCCGGGTCCGTCGTCGACCGGGGCGGGCGGCGCGTCCTGCCGCTCTTCAGCTGGGACGGCCGGGCGTTCGTGCGCCGCGACCGCAGCCGCCCGCTGTTCTGCCCGCTCGTCAGCACCGAGCACGAGGGAAGCCTCGTCCCGCTGGTGGACCTGCACTGGCGCCGCATGCACACCATCGCCGGGTACCGCTTCGAGCTGGAGGCCTCCTCGATCGTCGCGAACGCCGAGGCGTTCACGAGCATGCTGACCCTCCTGCTGGAGGAGGCGGCCGCGGGCCCGGGCCCGCGGCGCGCCTTCGGCGAGCTGATCAGCCACGCCGTCCGGCTCGACGGAGAGGTCTCCCGCTGCGAGATCCGGGCCGACGGCCGCGGCTTCCTGCTCGCAGGCCACCGCTACGGCTCGGCCCGCGCCCTCGCGGAAGCGGCCCTGGAGCCCTTCCGCGCCCTGACCGGCCCGCAGGACTTCCAGGACCGGCTGGGCGCGCTGCCGCCCGTCCTGCCCGTGGTGTCCCACCTGCTGACCAGCGTCCTGACCGGGCTCTTCGGCACCCACCTCCCCGACGGGCCCGCGGGCCACGACGAGGACCCGTTCGTCACCCACCTGCACTGGGGCGCGCGGGCCATGGCCGGCTGCCCGCCCCGCCGCGGCGGCTACTTCACCCGCAAGGCCACGGTCCGCGGGATGCGCGCCATCGCCTCCACCCTCGTCCGCTCCTTCCCCGAGGCCCGGCCCCTGTGCGTGGTGCTGCTGCCGGCGCCCGTCTTCATGCTCTGCCCG is drawn from Streptomyces roseifaciens and contains these coding sequences:
- the acnA gene encoding aconitate hydratase AcnA, whose protein sequence is MITREQLAGRDAQLYSLPRFAAEHGVDLAAVPYSGRILLEALLRAGEPGKAALLAGRLAAGEEAGLEMAFPPARILVQDYTGIPLLVDLAALRSRVDRPERVNPVLPVDVVVDHSVQADWAGRPDAQARNEALEHARNAERYAFLKWARSAFDGVRVIPPGRGIVHQVNLEQLATVVATGADGLLFPDTVIGTDSHTTMVNGLGVLGWGVGGLEAEALMLGLAQPIRIPAIVGVRLTGTVRPGVSPTDVVLTLTQRLREENVRGLLVEFTGPGIDALSAADRCTVANMAPEYGAMAAYFPVDAETLRYLRQTGRRDEDVRLAEAYCRHQHLLREEGGRGPEPCFGRVVDFDLGAVRPSLAGPSQPDQRIAIPELPGSFARFHGGPVRTANGLSDGDIVIASITSCTSTSNPKAMLAAGLLARRAVERGLSVPDRVKTSLSPGSRAVTRYLEDAGLLPHLEKLGFHVAGYGCMTCNGGSGPLNDGVGETVDAHGLNVAAVLSGNRNFEARVHGQVRAGYLASPALVVALALAGTVRTDLESEPLGTGSDGEPVLLADIWPTGAELAALEEEFLTPELFAAAEGDDPGWDAITAPDGPVFPWDEDSTYIRLPAFVGATRPAGAPVRAARALLALGDDVSTDHISPVGAIPEDSPAGIHLRERGVTDFNSYGSRRGNHEVMARGTFSNPRLHNALTGPGGSGGTTLHIPSGERLPVHEAARRYEAAGTPLVVLAGKNYGKGSSRDWAAKGPWLLGVRAVLAESFERIHRANLCAMGILPLLLPDGKSWAALGLTGHEEFALEGLEHLRDTGTVRVVAGGTAFTARAEVHSTGEWDVLLAGGTLPHLLGRLEAAGQEDGGGEA
- a CDS encoding DUF6025 family protein, with the protein product MSRDILAGLDLLDAAGAEALAGRTQSFAPVHLGTRDVPVGTVLDLIHKDDALLPPRTGHLGNWEDIALGRSGPMDFNTAICGQGHGYPLIYGFTQTETEPDGDTPAGGDAVYLPGSVVDRGGRRVLPLFSWDGRAFVRRDRSRPLFCPLVSTEHEGSLVPLVDLHWRRMHTIAGYRFELEASSIVANAEAFTSMLTLLLEEAAAGPGPRRAFGELISHAVRLDGEVSRCEIRADGRGFLLAGHRYGSARALAEAALEPFRALTGPQDFQDRLGALPPVLPVVSHLLTSVLTGLFGTHLPDGPAGHDEDPFVTHLHWGARAMAGCPPRRGGYFTRKATVRGMRAIASTLVRSFPEARPLCVVLLPAPVFMLCPAGTDPRDAELMAALLRTVGAARPDAAYDTATGWLQEHGEGFSAYLRGRFRDGSGVPHDGVLREPSVPVEPEGFRDLTFRQASAVVGAFEEVINA